The following are encoded together in the Flavobacterium sp. TR2 genome:
- a CDS encoding sensor histidine kinase: MNQVVLGIIIAFIFIGLILFFCVILIRLYFNKIRKYTELLHEKDLNFQKAVTKTVLETQEQVLNNISQDLHDDAGQQLTYINFQIENMKLDSPELEKILEPVSQSLGNLSKSIRSISHALNSQLLLQQDVIKAIITEIERLQKNNKIEIAFSFEEIEVKEFSDNEKIIIYRIFQECLSNIFKHAKASKMSVSITTSPHFKMIITDNGKGFNSADKKDKLSLGLTNMASRANSIAYQLDVESQPGSGTLIILSENKKI, encoded by the coding sequence ATGAATCAAGTCGTACTAGGAATAATAATCGCCTTTATTTTTATTGGTTTAATACTATTTTTTTGTGTTATTCTGATCCGTCTTTATTTTAATAAGATAAGAAAGTATACAGAACTGCTTCACGAGAAAGATCTCAATTTTCAAAAGGCCGTTACTAAAACTGTCCTTGAAACTCAAGAGCAAGTACTGAATAATATTTCTCAGGATCTGCATGATGATGCTGGTCAACAGCTTACATACATCAATTTTCAAATAGAAAACATGAAATTGGATTCTCCCGAATTGGAAAAAATATTAGAGCCCGTATCACAATCATTAGGCAATTTATCAAAATCTATACGAAGCATCAGTCACGCATTAAATAGCCAATTGCTATTACAGCAAGATGTGATAAAAGCCATAATCACAGAAATAGAGAGACTGCAAAAGAATAATAAAATTGAAATTGCTTTCTCATTTGAAGAAATCGAAGTGAAAGAGTTCAGTGATAATGAGAAAATAATCATTTATCGAATATTTCAAGAATGTCTTAGCAATATTTTTAAACACGCTAAAGCCTCTAAAATGAGTGTTTCTATAACAACCAGCCCTCATTTTAAAATGATAATTACAGATAATGGCAAAGGATTTAACTCTGCCGATAAAAAAGACAAATTATCTTTAGGATTAACAAACATGGCCAGCAGAGCCAACAGTATAGCCTATCAGCTAGACGTAGAAAGCCAGCCAGGATCTGGTACTTTAATTATCCTTTCTGAAAATAAAAAAATTTAA